Proteins encoded in a region of the Streptacidiphilus rugosus AM-16 genome:
- a CDS encoding class I SAM-dependent methyltransferase, translating into MDLYWNTNVARHPGILRAVPAGCRDALDVGCGDGLLVRKLSGLTQRVTGIDLSPDMAARARELNTEHPDVTVIEGDFLTADLPAGGFDFICSVTTIHHMDFEAALTRMRDLLRPDGTLVVVGLARDATATGWAVRIAAAPVVRVAKLVRHAHGPEGMPLADPCMSYGEVRAVARRLLPGMRYRRHMLRRYSLTWEKGPAAASGGA; encoded by the coding sequence GTGGACCTGTATTGGAACACCAACGTCGCCAGGCACCCCGGCATCCTTCGCGCCGTCCCGGCGGGGTGCCGCGACGCACTGGACGTCGGCTGCGGAGACGGCCTGCTCGTCCGGAAGCTCAGCGGGCTGACGCAGCGTGTTACCGGCATCGACCTGTCGCCGGACATGGCCGCCCGGGCACGCGAACTCAACACTGAGCACCCAGACGTGACGGTGATCGAGGGCGACTTCCTCACCGCCGACCTCCCCGCCGGGGGCTTCGACTTCATCTGCTCAGTAACCACGATCCACCACATGGACTTCGAGGCCGCTCTCACGCGCATGCGCGACCTGCTCCGGCCAGACGGCACGCTGGTGGTCGTCGGCTTGGCCCGCGATGCGACCGCGACGGGTTGGGCCGTCAGGATCGCGGCCGCCCCGGTCGTACGTGTCGCCAAGCTGGTCCGCCACGCGCACGGACCGGAAGGGATGCCGCTGGCCGACCCATGCATGAGCTACGGCGAGGTCCGTGCGGTCGCTCGGCGCCTGCTCCCGGGCATGCGATACCGCCGGCACATGTTGCGCCGTTACTCACTGACGTGGGAGAAAGGCCCTGCAGCTGCTTCGGGTGGCGCCTGA
- the cyaB gene encoding class IV adenylate cyclase, which translates to MIEAEVKAKVHDPKGVLDALEQRAEARSEVYADTYFDQDGRLDATDRELRIRTVHGATSTRSVLTYKEPRVDAVSGSKPEWETVVADPAALHTILGHLGYSPALAFEKRCRSYDLAIDGRSFAVTFVQVPELGGHFFEVETSADTEQELPGALDAVRTLLRELGIGAEDETNELYTDAVAARRRTG; encoded by the coding sequence GTGATCGAGGCAGAGGTCAAGGCGAAGGTCCACGACCCGAAAGGCGTCCTCGACGCCCTTGAGCAACGCGCCGAAGCCAGGAGCGAGGTCTACGCCGACACCTACTTCGACCAGGACGGCCGCCTGGACGCCACGGACCGGGAGTTGCGGATCCGCACCGTCCACGGTGCGACGTCGACCCGCTCCGTGCTGACGTACAAGGAACCGCGCGTCGACGCCGTCTCCGGGTCCAAGCCCGAGTGGGAGACTGTTGTCGCCGACCCGGCCGCGCTGCACACCATCCTCGGACACCTCGGCTACTCCCCCGCGCTCGCATTCGAGAAGCGCTGCCGCAGCTACGACCTGGCCATCGATGGCCGTTCCTTCGCCGTCACCTTCGTCCAGGTCCCCGAACTCGGGGGCCACTTCTTCGAGGTGGAGACCAGCGCCGACACCGAGCAGGAACTGCCCGGGGCACTCGACGCCGTGCGCACACTGCTGCGTGAGCTCGGCATCGGCGCCGAGGACGAGACGAACGAGCTCTACACCGACGCCGTCGCCGCCCGCCGACGGACAGGCTGA